The Ananas comosus cultivar F153 linkage group 2, ASM154086v1, whole genome shotgun sequence genome contains a region encoding:
- the LOC109706957 gene encoding uncharacterized protein LOC109706957: MASSSRRSSGPVLPISSAFQRSISPSGRFSSSAAAAYSLVLALALVLVLSPPLHPHYYYSHHHNHHHHRSTSPGRSFSVSDQIPSRRPVPGGGGSSGGAAPGRRTCMCSPTTHPGSFRCSLHKGFHSGSPHHRSSSPHAAASSPSNRLNARRSAMTNSLVRIGTVEGDLVKRALAALIRPSSHHQRRRSAFQPRPSRLSVMSKAGDPDL, encoded by the exons ATGGCGAGCTCATCGAGGAGATCGAGTGGCCCGGTGCTCCCGATCTCGAGCGCGTTCCAGCGATCGATCTCCCCCTCGGGccgcttctcctcctccgccgccgccgcNTATT CACTAGTACTAGCATTAGCACTAGTGCTTGTACTATCTCCACCGCTCCATCCCCACTACTATTACTCCCACCAccacaaccaccaccaccaccgatCCACCTCCCCCGGCCGATCCTTCTCCGTGTCCGACCAGATCCCGTCGCGCCGCCCCgtccccggcggcggcggatcctCCGGCGGCGCGGCGCCGGGGCGGAGGACGTGCATGTGCTCGCCCACGACGCACCCCGGATCGTTCCGATGCAGCCTCCACAAGGGCTTCCACAGCGGCAGCCCCCACCACCGCTCCTCTTCCCCCCACGCCGCGGCGTCCTCTCCCTCGAACCGCCTCAACGCGCGCCGCTCCGCCATGACGAACTCGCTCGTCCGCATCGGCACCGTCGAGGGTGACCTCGTGAAGCGCGCCCTCGCCGCCCTCATCCGCCCCTCCTCCCACCACCAACGCCGCCGCTCCGCGTTCCAACCCCGCCCGAGCCGCCTCTCCGTCATGTCCAAAGCCGGCGACCCCGATCTATGA